The genomic DNA TCGCCAGTAAAAGAAACTTCAAACATACTCTCAAGTTCTTCGCGGTAGTCTTCATCTTCCGCGATAAACGCGTAGCTCAAACCAAATAAATAAGCTTTATTCGGTTCATTTAAATCAATGTTTAATTGACTAAGTTCATAATAAGAGGCCTCGAGTTCAGAGCCTTTACTGATTTCTTCGTAATAAATGGCTTCTGCCTTGCTTGGTGCATTTAATTTGATTAAGCAAGTCGCAAGTTGTTGCTTCGCCTCAAAATGATCGGGTGACAATTCTAACACTTTTTCTAAATAGCGCTGTGCTTTCACATAATCTTGCTGTTGCATTTTCTGTTGTGCCAAACGTTCATAAACAGAGACATCAGACCACAACTGTATAATATTATTCTTTTGTGTCATCATTGCCACCTCTCTTTCTCTTATTGTTCTTTTATTTGAATCGGTTTACCATAAGCAATGACATCATTGGGTATATCTTTTGAAACAACGCTGCCTGCACCGATTTTAGTACGCGCACCAATTTTAACACCAGGAAGAATTGTAACATTAGCTCCAATCATCGTATCGTCACCAATTTCAATCTCTCCTACTCTCAGTGCATCGGTCAAAAATTCATGTGTCAGTAGTGTTGTATTATAACCAATAATGACATTTTTGCCTATTTTTATTTTTTCAGGATAAAAAATATCAGGTGTCACTTTGAAAGCAATCGCCGTATATGGCCCGATTGTCATCTTCAAAATATGTCGATAGAGCCAGCGTTTGAATTTCAAACTCGGTACAAATCGCGCCAGTTCAATAATTAATGTATTTTTAAACAATTTTGTAAAACTTTGATAGTCATACATGTGCCAAAGCGCATTATGCGTTTTGGTCGGAATGACCGTTAAACGTCTTTTCATTTAACGTGACCCTTTCTTTTCCCAAGGCCAATTTAAAACACTTGCTTCTCGATACAACGGTGCTTTGGATTTAAATCGTCTCCATATAAACAGTGCTACACCAATCACAATAGCGATAATAGAGACAAGCTGTGCAATTCGAATCGTCTCAGTTAACATCAAGCTATCTGTTCGCAAGCCTTCGATATAGAAACGTCCAATTGAGTACCAAATTAAATACGTAAAAAATGTTTCGCCAATGCGAAGACGTCGACGTAAAAGAATTAGAATGATAAAACCAATCACATTCCATATGGATTCATATAAAAAAGTAGGGTGATAATAAATACCGTCGATTTTCATATTCTCAATTATGAATTGTGGTAAATGCAATTGTTCCAAAAAGGCGCGACTAACTGGCCCACCATGAGCCTCATGGTTCATGAAATTCCCCCAGCGTCCAATCCCTTGCGCCAATATAATGCTAGGTGCAACGATATCGCCGAGTTGTAAAGGATGCCAATCTTTGCGATAACAATAATACATTCCCATGGCAAACGCACCAATTAGGCCACCGTGGATCGCTATCCCTCCACGCCAAATCATAATAATCTCTGCGGGATTTTGTAAGTAATAATCCAAGTGGAATAAAACAAAATAGAGTCGTGCAGTAACGATAGCGACAACGACGCAGACAATTAAAATATTAATTAAATCGTCTTCTTTAAAGCCCACTTTTTGTGCACTTTTTTGTGCAAACCAATAACCAATTAATATTGCAGTTGCTATAATAATCCCATACCACTTGATTTGCAAACCACCTAGATCAATTGCTACAGGATTGATGTAACCAATCATCATTCTTTATCTCCTTTTTGATGTGTACTATTTTTTAATATTTCAGCATTTAAACGTTCATTAAATTCTTCTGCTGTATTAATGCCCATAATATTGAGTCGATAATTCATTGCAGCTACTTCAATAATGACAGCCACGTTTCTTCCTGGCCGAACTGGGACTGTTTTTTTAGTAATTTCCGTATCCAAAATTTTAAGCGTCTCGTGATTCAATCCAACGCGATCATATAATTTGTTTTGATCCCACGTTTCAAGATTGATATTCAGCCGTATGCGTTTTTGCGTCAAGATAGAACCTGCTCCAAAAAGCGTCATCACGTTAATAATTCCTAGCCCTCTTATTTCTAGTAAATGCTCAATAATTTTAGGCGGCTTACCAATCAATTCGTTTTTATTGATTTCCTTAATTTCTACATTATCATCTGCGACCAGACGATGACCGCGCTTCACAAGTTCTAAAGCCGTTTCACTTTTACCTATGCCTGAATCTCCAGTAATTAATACCCCAATCCCATACACGTCTACCAGTACACCATGTAATGCTGTAGAATTTGCTAATTCGTGCTCAAGATAAGACGTGAGACGTCCCATGACACGTGTCGTAGCTTCGTCCACATAAATGAGTGGTGTATCTAATGCTTTAGACGCTTCTAACAATTCCTCAGGCGCTTCAAGTCCTCTCGTGATAATAATTGCTGGTGTTTCTGGACGACAAAGTTTTCTCATCCGCCCCTGTCTATCCTCATCTGGCAATAAATTATAAAACGAAAGTTCTGTTGTACCTAATAGTTGAATTCGATTCGAAGCATAATGCGAGAAATAGCCTGCCATCTCTAAACCGGGTCTAGAGATATCTGTATTATGAATAGGTCGGTTTAAACCTGCTTCACCAGCTATCACTTTCAAATTAAATCGCTTTACTAAATCTTGAGTTGTTAACATGTCAGTCACCTCAGTATTCACTCTATCTCTCGTTAATCATCATATAGAAAGACGCAAAATAACAGTCTATTGCGAGACTAATCTCCACGCGCTTACTTAATCACACTTCTTTTTAACGCAGTCCTATCCGATGTACTGTGCCTATCGTGGTTAATTATGTCCTATATTATACATGAAATGCGAAAGAATAAGATGTATTTCATTATTAAAAAACTTTTACATTCATCTTAACTCGTTGTGTCTCATCCATTAAAAACGGTTCACTCTACTCAATGACCCTATTCATTTTAACATTTTTACTATTTAAGAAGGAACATCTACCACTAGACAGATAAAAAAGTCCCCAAAATTCATAAATCACATGAATTTTAGGGACTCATATAAGAACAATTTCTACACTATCATTTTAGTGCGAAATCACAATGATCATCTGTTAAATAAAGGGCATTTACTTTTCTTTATTCAATCTATCTGTCACTTCTTTTAATGTTTTTTCAAATTGTTTTAAAGGATCAATAGGGTGTGCTTCTTTATTTTGCTTTGCTTGTTCGCGCTGTTGATTGACATATTCAACGCCTTGACGTAGTGTTTCACTCACATTTTCAAATGTATCGCGGACAAAGTCTTCTACTGAAGATTTAAAATCGCTGTCTACATTTGTATCATCGGCTTTTGCTTCGGTTTTTTGAGTATCTGAATGGTTCGTTTGCGCTTGTGCTGTCGTTGTGTCTGTTGCCATTGCATCTAATAGTATTGCTGCTTCTTCTACTGAAATCTTTCCAGCTTGTAGTAATTCTAACACTTTGAATTTTGCTTCTTTCATTTACTAGCCCTCCTGTCGCGCTTTATCACGTGCCAATATTTCTTTCAAATATCGTCCAGTGTATGAAGTTGGATGTGCGGCAATCTCTTCAGGTGTTCCTGTTGCTAAGATTGTCCCGCCACCGTCACCACCTTCTGGCCCTAAGTCAATTAAATGGTCAGCAGTTTTAATGACATCAAGGTTATGTTCAATAATAACGACTGTATCACCATTGTCAACAAGTCGATTTAAAACTTTTAATAATCGGCTAATATCGTCAACATGTAAACCTGTTGTTGGCTCATCTAAAATATAAATTGAACGTCCAGTTGAACGTTTATGCAATTCAGATGCGAGTTTCACACGTTGTGCTTCACCACCCGATAGTGTTGTTGCTGGTTGACCCAACGTAATATAACCTAAACCTACATCCACAAGCGTCTGTAATTTACGTTTGATTTTAGGGATATTTTCAAAGAAATGGACTGCGTCTTCAACTGTCATCTCTAAAACATCAGAAATGTTTTTACCTTTATATGTGACTTCTAAAGTTTCGCGATTATAACGTTTCCCTCCACATACTTCACAAGGTACATAAACATCTGGTAAGAAATGCATTTCAATTTTGATAATACCGTCACCTTTACATGCTTCACAACGTCCGCCTTTCACATTAAAGCTAAAACGTCCTTTTTGATAACCTCGTACCTTTGCTTCGTTCGTTGAGGCAAAAACATCTCGTATATCATCAAAAACACCTGTATATGTGGCTGGATTAGATCTTGGCGTACGACCGATAGGTGACTGATCAATATCTATAATTTTATCAATCTCTTCTATACCTGTAATTTCATCATGTGCACCAGGTCTCACTTTTGATTTATTGATCGCTTTAGCAAGAGATTTATACAATACTTCATTAACAAGCGAACTTTTTCCAGAACCTGAAACCCCAGTTACCACATTCATCACTGACAACGGAAAATCAACATCTACACCTTTAAGGTTGTTACTTCTCGCGCCTTTCACTGAAATCTTACGGTCGGTTTTTTCTCGACGATGTTCAGGAACAGGAATAAACTTTTTACCACTCAAATATTGACCTGTCAGTGATTTTTTATCTCGCATCACCTGTTTAGGTGTACCACTAGAAACAACATGACCTCCATGATCACCTGCACCTGGTCCGATATCGACAAGATAGTCCGCTTCAATCATGGTATCTTCATCATGTTCGACAACAATTAATGTATTTCCTAAATCGCGCATTTCTTTTAGCGTATTGATGAGACGATCGTTATCACGCTGATGCAAACCAATCGAAGGTTCATCAAGTACATAAAGGACACCAGAAAGACGTGAACCGATTTGAGTTGCCAAACGGATACGTTGCGCTTCTCCTCCTGACAGTGTACCTGATGCACGATTCAACGTTAAATAATCCAAACCTACGTTATTCAAAAAGGATAAACGAGATGTAATCTCTTTTAAAATTAAACGCGCAATTTGGGCATCTTGATCTGATAATTCGATATTTTCATAGTAATCAAGCGCTTCTTTTATAGATTGTTCAACGACTTCACCAATATTTTTTCCAGCAACATAAACTGAAAGTGCTTCTCGACTTAATCTTTGTCCATGACACGTTTCACAAGGTTGTTCTGCCATATATTTTTGCATCATTTCACGGACATATTCTGAAGGCGATTCATGGTAACGGCGCTCAATATTCGGAATGACCCCTTCAAACGGCATCGTACGTGTACGCTGTTGTCCATTTTTCGATTGGAATGAGAAAGTAATTTCTTTATCTCCGGAACCATGCAAAATAATGCTTTTTTGTCGATCAGTTAATTTTTTATAAGGTTTATCCATATTGATTTTATAAACTTCACACACACGTTTTAATAACGTTGGATAAAAATCTGAACTCGTTGGCTCCCATGGGACAATCGCCCCTTCATTAAGGGATTTGTCTTTGTCAGGAACAACTAAATCAATATCAACGGTTAATTTAGTTCCTAAACCATCACAAGTCGGACATGCACCAAATGGACTGTTAAAACTGAACATTCTTGGCTCTAGCTCACCAATCGAAAAACCACATATTGGACATGCATGTTTTTCAGAAAACTCAAGTTGGTCTCCGTCAATGACATCGACAACAAGACGACCATCTGCAAGTTCTAATACGGTTTCAATTGAATCAGCCAGACGCGTTTCAATACCTGCTTTGACTACTAAACGATCGACAACAATTTCAATGGTGTGATTTTTATTTTTATCAAGTTCTGGCACTTGTGTCACGTCCATTATCTCGCCATCAACGCGGACACGCACATATCCCTTTTTACTAATATCATTCAATAATTTTTCGTGCGTTCCTTTACGATGATTAACGACAGGTGCCATTAATTGGATCTTTGTCCGTTCTTCTAACGCCATAATTCTATCCGTCATTTGTTGTACAGTCTGTGATTGTATCTCAATACCATGATTTGGACAATAAGGTTTGCCGATACGTGCATATAGCAAACGAATATAATCATAAATTTCAGTTACCGTAGCTACTGTAGAACGTGGATTTTTACTCGTTGTTTTTTGGTCTATTGATATTGCAGGTGACAAGCCTTCTATTGTATCCACATCAGGCTTGTCCATTTGACCTAAAAATTGACGTGCATATGCACTTAATGATTCGACGTATCGACGTTGCCCCTCAGCATAAATCGTATCAAAAGCCAATGAGGATTTACCTGATCCAGATAAACCCGTCATCACTATCAATTTTTGTTTAGGTAATTCAATATCAACATTTTTTAAATTATGGGCGCGTGCCCCTTTCACAACAATCGACGGTTCTTTCATGCTTTTCACCCTTCTGATTTTAATTCGAATAATAAATCTCTTAATTCTGTTGCTTTTTCGAAATCCAGTGCTTTTGCTGCTTCTTTCATTTCTTTTTCGACATTTTCTATCGTTTTTTGACGCTCTTTTTTCGTCATTTTCTTCGGCACTTCTGTACGTGCATCTTCATTTGTCTCATCAGATTCCACAGTCGCACTAATCACATCATGAATTTGCTTATTAATTGTTTGAGGCACTATGCCGTGCGCCTCATTGTAAGCCATTTGAATTTCACGACGTCGTTCGGTTTCATCGATTGCGACTTGCATAGAGTCAGTGATTTTATCCGCATACATGATAACTTCACCTTTGTCATTTCGGGCTGCACGACCAATCGTTTGAATAAGGGAACGTTCAGAACGTAAAAAGCCCTCTTTATCAGCATCTAAAATCACAACTAAAGAAACTTCTGGTATATCTAAACCTTCACGCAACAAGTTGATACCAATTAATACATCAAATGTTCCCATTCTTAAATCTCGAATGATTTCTATACGTTCAAGCGTTTTAATTTCTGAGTGGAGATAATTAACTTTGACACCTGCTTCTTTAAGATATGTGGTTAAGTCTTCACTCATTTTTTTCGTTAAGGTCGTAATTAAG from Staphylococcus schleiferi includes the following:
- the hprK gene encoding HPr(Ser) kinase/phosphatase, with the protein product MLTTQDLVKRFNLKVIAGEAGLNRPIHNTDISRPGLEMAGYFSHYASNRIQLLGTTELSFYNLLPDEDRQGRMRKLCRPETPAIIITRGLEAPEELLEASKALDTPLIYVDEATTRVMGRLTSYLEHELANSTALHGVLVDVYGIGVLITGDSGIGKSETALELVKRGHRLVADDNVEIKEINKNELIGKPPKIIEHLLEIRGLGIINVMTLFGAGSILTQKRIRLNINLETWDQNKLYDRVGLNHETLKILDTEITKKTVPVRPGRNVAVIIEVAAMNYRLNIMGINTAEEFNERLNAEILKNSTHQKGDKE
- the uvrA gene encoding excinuclease ABC subunit UvrA, whose protein sequence is MKEPSIVVKGARAHNLKNVDIELPKQKLIVMTGLSGSGKSSLAFDTIYAEGQRRYVESLSAYARQFLGQMDKPDVDTIEGLSPAISIDQKTTSKNPRSTVATVTEIYDYIRLLYARIGKPYCPNHGIEIQSQTVQQMTDRIMALEERTKIQLMAPVVNHRKGTHEKLLNDISKKGYVRVRVDGEIMDVTQVPELDKNKNHTIEIVVDRLVVKAGIETRLADSIETVLELADGRLVVDVIDGDQLEFSEKHACPICGFSIGELEPRMFSFNSPFGACPTCDGLGTKLTVDIDLVVPDKDKSLNEGAIVPWEPTSSDFYPTLLKRVCEVYKINMDKPYKKLTDRQKSIILHGSGDKEITFSFQSKNGQQRTRTMPFEGVIPNIERRYHESPSEYVREMMQKYMAEQPCETCHGQRLSREALSVYVAGKNIGEVVEQSIKEALDYYENIELSDQDAQIARLILKEITSRLSFLNNVGLDYLTLNRASGTLSGGEAQRIRLATQIGSRLSGVLYVLDEPSIGLHQRDNDRLINTLKEMRDLGNTLIVVEHDEDTMIEADYLVDIGPGAGDHGGHVVSSGTPKQVMRDKKSLTGQYLSGKKFIPVPEHRREKTDRKISVKGARSNNLKGVDVDFPLSVMNVVTGVSGSGKSSLVNEVLYKSLAKAINKSKVRPGAHDEITGIEEIDKIIDIDQSPIGRTPRSNPATYTGVFDDIRDVFASTNEAKVRGYQKGRFSFNVKGGRCEACKGDGIIKIEMHFLPDVYVPCEVCGGKRYNRETLEVTYKGKNISDVLEMTVEDAVHFFENIPKIKRKLQTLVDVGLGYITLGQPATTLSGGEAQRVKLASELHKRSTGRSIYILDEPTTGLHVDDISRLLKVLNRLVDNGDTVVIIEHNLDVIKTADHLIDLGPEGGDGGGTILATGTPEEIAAHPTSYTGRYLKEILARDKARQEG
- a CDS encoding SHOCT-like domain-containing protein, which gives rise to MKEAKFKVLELLQAGKISVEEAAILLDAMATDTTTAQAQTNHSDTQKTEAKADDTNVDSDFKSSVEDFVRDTFENVSETLRQGVEYVNQQREQAKQNKEAHPIDPLKQFEKTLKEVTDRLNKEK
- a CDS encoding acyltransferase → MKRRLTVIPTKTHNALWHMYDYQSFTKLFKNTLIIELARFVPSLKFKRWLYRHILKMTIGPYTAIAFKVTPDIFYPEKIKIGKNVIIGYNTTLLTHEFLTDALRVGEIEIGDDTMIGANVTILPGVKIGARTKIGAGSVVSKDIPNDVIAYGKPIQIKEQ
- the lgt gene encoding prolipoprotein diacylglyceryl transferase, with protein sequence MIGYINPVAIDLGGLQIKWYGIIIATAILIGYWFAQKSAQKVGFKEDDLINILIVCVVVAIVTARLYFVLFHLDYYLQNPAEIIMIWRGGIAIHGGLIGAFAMGMYYCYRKDWHPLQLGDIVAPSIILAQGIGRWGNFMNHEAHGGPVSRAFLEQLHLPQFIIENMKIDGIYYHPTFLYESIWNVIGFIILILLRRRLRIGETFFTYLIWYSIGRFYIEGLRTDSLMLTETIRIAQLVSIIAIVIGVALFIWRRFKSKAPLYREASVLNWPWEKKGSR